A single genomic interval of Carassius gibelio isolate Cgi1373 ecotype wild population from Czech Republic chromosome A22, carGib1.2-hapl.c, whole genome shotgun sequence harbors:
- the cacna2d2b gene encoding voltage-dependent calcium channel subunit alpha-2/delta-2b isoform X5, which translates to MARWAHACLLLMMGIFSGSWTAVDALTFPQHYTIMHWARRIEQEIDRVLQHISGAQQLKGIYSEKRRQFSLVRNNPRDIVEKVATDIERLLAKKRKALEKLASEAERLQKDHRWQDGIKDGEDIDSQMSLKLEFVYDPNFKNHVNYSHTAVQIPTDIYKGAPVILNELNWTQALERVFIENSRDDPSLLWQAFGSATGVTRYYPAAPWRAPDKIDLYDVRRRPWYIQGASSPKDMVILVDVSGSVSGLTLKLIKASVMEMLDTLSDDDYVNVARFNEKAEAVVPCFKHLVQANVRNKKIFKEAVQQMQAKGTTDYKSGFHFAFNQLLNKTNVPRANCNKIIMLFTDGGEDRAQDIFEQYNWPNKTVRVFTFSVGQHNYDVTPLQWIACANKGYYFEIRSICAIRINTQEYLDVLGRPMVLAGRSAKQVQWTNVYQDALGLGLVVTGTMPVFNLTVDGNSQNQLILGVMGVDVHLDELKRLTPQYKLGANGYIFAIDPNGYVLMHPNLQPRVLEEEDLPEPVTLDFLDAEVEDSSKQEIRRQMIDGRSGEMTIKTLIKSMDERYIDEVTRMYSWTAINDTDYSLGLVLPPYSEYYIQADLSDVMLQLQYLQSLLPNSFESAGHVFLAPREYCKRLQMAENNTQFLADFLSLMVEISPESEDCDQGLIHNLILDSGILWNLATRVWQNKDLNTYGFLALFASTNGGVTRVYPNIAAESWDEDPEPLNSNFYRRTLDNKGYIFRTPTRTSMDDLLISENGTLGILVTTAVEVVIAGKTMKPAVVGVKLDLEAWVDKFKILASNVSDSRQAAHKCGPSRSCEMDCEVNSDDLLCYLIDDGGFLVMSNQRDHWKKVGLFFGEVDPYLMFALYNNSIYARHQTFQYQSACEPMASSHTGAAHRGFYVPSIADFLSLAWWTSAAAWSVLQQFLYGLIYSSWFTSEDVWAESSDTKGSSSCVTVHSQFYFTNTTNSFNVLQDCGNCSRLFHAKRIENTNLLFVVAETLPCSSCEIEKLLPVRTKSQEENPCEVLNSARYRKGPDKCFDYNSEENTSECGSAHSLHCPMGVLLWIQLLSLYLILQS; encoded by the exons ATGGCGAGATGGGCTCACGCGTGTCTGCTGCTGATGATGGGGATTTTCAGCGGATCGTGGACCGCAGTGGACGCGCTCACATTTCCCCAGCATTACAC GATCATGCACTGGGCTCGTCGCATCGAACAGGAGATTGACAGAGTCCTGCAGCACATCAGTGGCGCTCAGCAACTTAAAGGg ATCTACAGTGAGAAGAGAAGGCAGTTCAGTCTGGTCAGGAACAACCCTCGAGATATCGTAGAGAAAGTTGCGACTGACATCGAAAGACTGCTGGCCAAGAAACGCAAAGCGCTTGAG AAACTCGCGAGTGAAGCAGAGCGTCTTCAGAAAGATCATCGGTGGCAGGATGGGATCAAG GACGGTGAGGACATTGATTCCCAGATGTCGTTGAAACTGGAGTTTGTGTACGATCCAAACTTCAAAAACCATGTCAATTACTCACACACCGCCGTCCAGATCCCCACAGACATCTACAAAGGCG CTCCGGTGATTCTGAACGAGCTGAACTGGACGCAGGCATTAGAGCGAGTCTTCATAGAGAACAGCAGAGACGACCCGTCGTTGCTCTGGCAAGCGTTTGGTAGCGCCACCGGTGTCACAAGATACTACCCAG CTGCTCCCTGGAGGGCGCCGGATAAGATTGACCTTTATGATGTACGACGCCGACCCTG GTACATTCAAGGAGCGTCCTCGCCTAAAGATATGGTCATCCTGGTAGACGT GAGCGGAAGCGTCAGCGGACTCACTCTCAAACTGATCAAAGCTTCGGTCATGGAAATGCTCGACACACTCTCAGACGACGATTACGTCAACGTGGCCAGG TTCAATGAGAAGGCCGAGGCGGTGGTTCCCTGTTTTAAGCACCTGGTTCAGGCAAACGTGCGCAATAAGAAGATCTTTAAAGAGGCTGTGCAGCAGATGCAGGCCAAAGGAACCACCGATTACAAATCCGGCTTTCACTTCGCCTTCAACCAGCTGCTCAAT AAGACGAATGTTCCCCGAGCCAACTGTAATAAAATCATCATGTTATTTACTGACGGAGGGGAGGACCGAGCTCAGGACATCTTTGAGCAGTACAACTGGCCCAATAAGACG GTCCGTGTGTTCACGTTCTCAGTGGGGCAGCACAATTATGATGTCACTCCGCTGCAGTGGATCGCATGTGCTAATAAGG GATACTATTTCGAGATCCGCTCCATCTGTGCTATAAGGATTAACACCCAG GAATATCTGGACGTGTTGGGCCGCCCCATGGTTCTGGCGGGAAGAAGTGCCAAGCAGGTGCAATGGACCAACGTCTATCAGGACGCGCTG GGTCTGGGGCTGGTGGTGACTGGAACGATGCCGGTGTTCAACCTCACTGTGGACGGAAACTCTCAG AATCAGCTGATTTTAGGGGTGATGGGGGTCGACGTACATCTGGATGAGCTGAAGAGACTCACGCCACAATACAAG CTGGGAGCAAACGGATACATCTTTGCCATCGACCCAAATGGATACGTGCTGATGCACCCGAACCTGCAGCCTCGA gttttggagGAAGAGGATTTGCCGGAGCCCGTGACGCTGGACTTCCTGGATGCAGAAGTAGAAGACAGCAGCAAACAGGAG ATCCGTAGGCAAATGATTGATGGTCGATCGGGAGAGATGACAATCAAAACTCTAATTAAATCAATGGATGAG CGCTACATTGACGAGGTCACGCGTATGTACAGCTGGACGGCCATTAACGACACCGATTACAG TCTGGGTCTGGTACTTCCTCCTTACAGTGAATATTACATCCAGGCCGATCTCAGCGATGTCATGTTACAGCTGCAGT ATTTACAGTCTCTGCTGCCGAACTCGTTTGAGTCGGCTGGTCACGTGTTTCTAGCTCCCAG AGAATACTGCAAGCGTCTGCAGATGGCTGAGAATAACACACAGTTCCTGGCCGACTTCCTGTCTCTGATGGTGGAGATCTCACCTGAATCTGAAGACT GTGATCAGGGTCTCATTCATAACCTGATCTTGGATTCTGGGATCCTCTGGAATCTGGCGACACGCGTTTGGCAGAACAAGGATCTCAACAC GTATGGCTTCCTGGCGCTGTTCGCATCTACCAATGGAGGCGTCACACGCGTTTACCCCAACAT agctgCTGAATCATGGGACGAGGATCCCGAACCTCTGAACTCAAACTTCTACCGTCGCACTCTGGACAACAAAGGCTACATCTTCAGGACACCGACTCGAACCT CTATGGATGATCTGTTAATCTCAGAGAACGGCACTTTGGGGATTTTGGTCACCACGGCCGTGGAGGTTGTGATCGCGGGCAAAACCATGAAGCCTGCAG TGGTCGGCGTTAAGCTGGATTTGGAGGCTTGGGTCGACAAGTTCAAGATCCTCGCCAGCAACGTGTCAGACAGCAGACAGGCCGCACATAAG TGCGGCCCCTCCAGATCCTGCGAGATGGACTGTGAAGTGAACAGCGAT GATTTGCTGTGTTACTTGATCGATGACGGCGGTTTCCTGGTGATGTCCAATCAGAGAGATCACTGGAAGAAG GTGGGGTTGTTCTTCGGCGAGGTCGACCCCTACCTGATGTTCGCCCTCTACAACAACTCAATCTACGCCCGTCATCAGACCTTCCAGTATCAGTCGGCCTGCGAGCCAATGGCCAGCAGCCACACGGGAGCCGCGCACAGAGGATTCTACGTG CCCTCCATTGCTGATTTTCTCAGTCTGGCCTGGTGGACGTCAGCAGCGGCGTG GTCTGTTCTGCAGCAGTTCCTGTATGGACTCATCTACAGCAGCTGGTTTACCTCAG AAGATGTCTGGGCTGAGAGTTCGGACACTAAAGGGAGCAGCAGCTGTGTGACGGTTCACAGTCAGTTCTACTTCACCAACACCACCAACTCCTTCAATGTGCTGCAGGATTGTGGgaactgctccag GTTGTTCCACGCCAAGCGTATAGAAAACACAAACCTGTTGTTTGTGGTGGCTGAGACGCTGCCCTGCAGCTCCTGCGAGATCGAGAAACTCCTTCCTGTCAGAACAAAGT CTCAAGAAGAGAATCCATGTGAGGTGTTAAACTCCGCCCGCTATCGGAAAGGCCCTGACAAATGCTTCGACTACAACTCGGAG
- the cacna2d2b gene encoding voltage-dependent calcium channel subunit alpha-2/delta-2b isoform X4: protein MARWAHACLLLMMGIFSGSWTAVDALTFPQHYTIMHWARRIEQEIDRVLQHISGAQQLKGIYSEKRRQFSLVRNNPRDIVEKVATDIERLLAKKRKALEKLASEAERLQKDHRWQDGIKEENIEYYNSKAEMDYDGEDIDSQMSLKLEFVYDPNFKNHVNYSHTAVQIPTDIYKGAPVILNELNWTQALERVFIENSRDDPSLLWQAFGSATGVTRYYPAAPWRAPDKIDLYDVRRRPWYIQGASSPKDMVILVDVSGSVSGLTLKLIKASVMEMLDTLSDDDYVNVARFNEKAEAVVPCFKHLVQANVRNKKIFKEAVQQMQAKGTTDYKSGFHFAFNQLLNKTNVPRANCNKIIMLFTDGGEDRAQDIFEQYNWPNKTVRVFTFSVGQHNYDVTPLQWIACANKGYYFEIRSICAIRINTQEYLDVLGRPMVLAGRSAKQVQWTNVYQDALGLGLVVTGTMPVFNLTVDGNSQNQLILGVMGVDVHLDELKRLTPQYKLGANGYIFAIDPNGYVLMHPNLQPREEDLPEPVTLDFLDAEVEDSSKQEIRRQMIDGRSGEMTIKTLIKSMDERYIDEVTRMYSWTAINDTDYSLGLVLPPYSEYYIQADLSDVMLQLQYLQSLLPNSFESAGHVFLAPREYCKRLQMAENNTQFLADFLSLMVEISPESEDCDQGLIHNLILDSGILWNLATRVWQNKDLNTYGFLALFASTNGGVTRVYPNIAAESWDEDPEPLNSNFYRRTLDNKGYIFRTPTRTSMDDLLISENGTLGILVTTAVEVVIAGKTMKPAVVGVKLDLEAWVDKFKILASNVSDSRQAAHKCGPSRSCEMDCEVNSDDLLCYLIDDGGFLVMSNQRDHWKKVGLFFGEVDPYLMFALYNNSIYARHQTFQYQSACEPMASSHTGAAHRGFYVPSIADFLSLAWWTSAAAWSVLQQFLYGLIYSSWFTSEDVWAESSDTKGSSSCVTVHSQFYFTNTTNSFNVLQDCGNCSRLFHAKRIENTNLLFVVAETLPCSSCEIEKLLPVRTKSQEENPCEVLNSARYRKGPDKCFDYNSEENTSECGSAHSLHCPMGVLLWIQLLSLYLILQS, encoded by the exons ATGGCGAGATGGGCTCACGCGTGTCTGCTGCTGATGATGGGGATTTTCAGCGGATCGTGGACCGCAGTGGACGCGCTCACATTTCCCCAGCATTACAC GATCATGCACTGGGCTCGTCGCATCGAACAGGAGATTGACAGAGTCCTGCAGCACATCAGTGGCGCTCAGCAACTTAAAGGg ATCTACAGTGAGAAGAGAAGGCAGTTCAGTCTGGTCAGGAACAACCCTCGAGATATCGTAGAGAAAGTTGCGACTGACATCGAAAGACTGCTGGCCAAGAAACGCAAAGCGCTTGAG AAACTCGCGAGTGAAGCAGAGCGTCTTCAGAAAGATCATCGGTGGCAGGATGGGATCAAG gaggaaaatattgaatattataaCTCTAAAGCAGAGATGGACTAT GACGGTGAGGACATTGATTCCCAGATGTCGTTGAAACTGGAGTTTGTGTACGATCCAAACTTCAAAAACCATGTCAATTACTCACACACCGCCGTCCAGATCCCCACAGACATCTACAAAGGCG CTCCGGTGATTCTGAACGAGCTGAACTGGACGCAGGCATTAGAGCGAGTCTTCATAGAGAACAGCAGAGACGACCCGTCGTTGCTCTGGCAAGCGTTTGGTAGCGCCACCGGTGTCACAAGATACTACCCAG CTGCTCCCTGGAGGGCGCCGGATAAGATTGACCTTTATGATGTACGACGCCGACCCTG GTACATTCAAGGAGCGTCCTCGCCTAAAGATATGGTCATCCTGGTAGACGT GAGCGGAAGCGTCAGCGGACTCACTCTCAAACTGATCAAAGCTTCGGTCATGGAAATGCTCGACACACTCTCAGACGACGATTACGTCAACGTGGCCAGG TTCAATGAGAAGGCCGAGGCGGTGGTTCCCTGTTTTAAGCACCTGGTTCAGGCAAACGTGCGCAATAAGAAGATCTTTAAAGAGGCTGTGCAGCAGATGCAGGCCAAAGGAACCACCGATTACAAATCCGGCTTTCACTTCGCCTTCAACCAGCTGCTCAAT AAGACGAATGTTCCCCGAGCCAACTGTAATAAAATCATCATGTTATTTACTGACGGAGGGGAGGACCGAGCTCAGGACATCTTTGAGCAGTACAACTGGCCCAATAAGACG GTCCGTGTGTTCACGTTCTCAGTGGGGCAGCACAATTATGATGTCACTCCGCTGCAGTGGATCGCATGTGCTAATAAGG GATACTATTTCGAGATCCGCTCCATCTGTGCTATAAGGATTAACACCCAG GAATATCTGGACGTGTTGGGCCGCCCCATGGTTCTGGCGGGAAGAAGTGCCAAGCAGGTGCAATGGACCAACGTCTATCAGGACGCGCTG GGTCTGGGGCTGGTGGTGACTGGAACGATGCCGGTGTTCAACCTCACTGTGGACGGAAACTCTCAG AATCAGCTGATTTTAGGGGTGATGGGGGTCGACGTACATCTGGATGAGCTGAAGAGACTCACGCCACAATACAAG CTGGGAGCAAACGGATACATCTTTGCCATCGACCCAAATGGATACGTGCTGATGCACCCGAACCTGCAGCCTCGA GAAGAGGATTTGCCGGAGCCCGTGACGCTGGACTTCCTGGATGCAGAAGTAGAAGACAGCAGCAAACAGGAG ATCCGTAGGCAAATGATTGATGGTCGATCGGGAGAGATGACAATCAAAACTCTAATTAAATCAATGGATGAG CGCTACATTGACGAGGTCACGCGTATGTACAGCTGGACGGCCATTAACGACACCGATTACAG TCTGGGTCTGGTACTTCCTCCTTACAGTGAATATTACATCCAGGCCGATCTCAGCGATGTCATGTTACAGCTGCAGT ATTTACAGTCTCTGCTGCCGAACTCGTTTGAGTCGGCTGGTCACGTGTTTCTAGCTCCCAG AGAATACTGCAAGCGTCTGCAGATGGCTGAGAATAACACACAGTTCCTGGCCGACTTCCTGTCTCTGATGGTGGAGATCTCACCTGAATCTGAAGACT GTGATCAGGGTCTCATTCATAACCTGATCTTGGATTCTGGGATCCTCTGGAATCTGGCGACACGCGTTTGGCAGAACAAGGATCTCAACAC GTATGGCTTCCTGGCGCTGTTCGCATCTACCAATGGAGGCGTCACACGCGTTTACCCCAACAT agctgCTGAATCATGGGACGAGGATCCCGAACCTCTGAACTCAAACTTCTACCGTCGCACTCTGGACAACAAAGGCTACATCTTCAGGACACCGACTCGAACCT CTATGGATGATCTGTTAATCTCAGAGAACGGCACTTTGGGGATTTTGGTCACCACGGCCGTGGAGGTTGTGATCGCGGGCAAAACCATGAAGCCTGCAG TGGTCGGCGTTAAGCTGGATTTGGAGGCTTGGGTCGACAAGTTCAAGATCCTCGCCAGCAACGTGTCAGACAGCAGACAGGCCGCACATAAG TGCGGCCCCTCCAGATCCTGCGAGATGGACTGTGAAGTGAACAGCGAT GATTTGCTGTGTTACTTGATCGATGACGGCGGTTTCCTGGTGATGTCCAATCAGAGAGATCACTGGAAGAAG GTGGGGTTGTTCTTCGGCGAGGTCGACCCCTACCTGATGTTCGCCCTCTACAACAACTCAATCTACGCCCGTCATCAGACCTTCCAGTATCAGTCGGCCTGCGAGCCAATGGCCAGCAGCCACACGGGAGCCGCGCACAGAGGATTCTACGTG CCCTCCATTGCTGATTTTCTCAGTCTGGCCTGGTGGACGTCAGCAGCGGCGTG GTCTGTTCTGCAGCAGTTCCTGTATGGACTCATCTACAGCAGCTGGTTTACCTCAG AAGATGTCTGGGCTGAGAGTTCGGACACTAAAGGGAGCAGCAGCTGTGTGACGGTTCACAGTCAGTTCTACTTCACCAACACCACCAACTCCTTCAATGTGCTGCAGGATTGTGGgaactgctccag GTTGTTCCACGCCAAGCGTATAGAAAACACAAACCTGTTGTTTGTGGTGGCTGAGACGCTGCCCTGCAGCTCCTGCGAGATCGAGAAACTCCTTCCTGTCAGAACAAAGT CTCAAGAAGAGAATCCATGTGAGGTGTTAAACTCCGCCCGCTATCGGAAAGGCCCTGACAAATGCTTCGACTACAACTCGGAG
- the cacna2d2b gene encoding voltage-dependent calcium channel subunit alpha-2/delta-2b isoform X6, translated as MARWAHACLLLMMGIFSGSWTAVDALTFPQHYTIMHWARRIEQEIDRVLQHISGAQQLKGIYSEKRRQFSLVRNNPRDIVEKVATDIERLLAKKRKALEKLASEAERLQKDHRWQDGIKDGEDIDSQMSLKLEFVYDPNFKNHVNYSHTAVQIPTDIYKGAPVILNELNWTQALERVFIENSRDDPSLLWQAFGSATGVTRYYPAAPWRAPDKIDLYDVRRRPWYIQGASSPKDMVILVDVSGSVSGLTLKLIKASVMEMLDTLSDDDYVNVARFNEKAEAVVPCFKHLVQANVRNKKIFKEAVQQMQAKGTTDYKSGFHFAFNQLLNKTNVPRANCNKIIMLFTDGGEDRAQDIFEQYNWPNKTVRVFTFSVGQHNYDVTPLQWIACANKGYYFEIRSICAIRINTQEYLDVLGRPMVLAGRSAKQVQWTNVYQDALGLGLVVTGTMPVFNLTVDGNSQNQLILGVMGVDVHLDELKRLTPQYKLGANGYIFAIDPNGYVLMHPNLQPREEDLPEPVTLDFLDAEVEDSSKQEIRRQMIDGRSGEMTIKTLIKSMDERYIDEVTRMYSWTAINDTDYSLGLVLPPYSEYYIQADLSDVMLQLQYLQSLLPNSFESAGHVFLAPREYCKRLQMAENNTQFLADFLSLMVEISPESEDCDQGLIHNLILDSGILWNLATRVWQNKDLNTYGFLALFASTNGGVTRVYPNIAAESWDEDPEPLNSNFYRRTLDNKGYIFRTPTRTSMDDLLISENGTLGILVTTAVEVVIAGKTMKPAVVGVKLDLEAWVDKFKILASNVSDSRQAAHKCGPSRSCEMDCEVNSDDLLCYLIDDGGFLVMSNQRDHWKKVGLFFGEVDPYLMFALYNNSIYARHQTFQYQSACEPMASSHTGAAHRGFYVPSIADFLSLAWWTSAAAWSVLQQFLYGLIYSSWFTSEDVWAESSDTKGSSSCVTVHSQFYFTNTTNSFNVLQDCGNCSRLFHAKRIENTNLLFVVAETLPCSSCEIEKLLPVRTKSQEENPCEVLNSARYRKGPDKCFDYNSEENTSECGSAHSLHCPMGVLLWIQLLSLYLILQS; from the exons ATGGCGAGATGGGCTCACGCGTGTCTGCTGCTGATGATGGGGATTTTCAGCGGATCGTGGACCGCAGTGGACGCGCTCACATTTCCCCAGCATTACAC GATCATGCACTGGGCTCGTCGCATCGAACAGGAGATTGACAGAGTCCTGCAGCACATCAGTGGCGCTCAGCAACTTAAAGGg ATCTACAGTGAGAAGAGAAGGCAGTTCAGTCTGGTCAGGAACAACCCTCGAGATATCGTAGAGAAAGTTGCGACTGACATCGAAAGACTGCTGGCCAAGAAACGCAAAGCGCTTGAG AAACTCGCGAGTGAAGCAGAGCGTCTTCAGAAAGATCATCGGTGGCAGGATGGGATCAAG GACGGTGAGGACATTGATTCCCAGATGTCGTTGAAACTGGAGTTTGTGTACGATCCAAACTTCAAAAACCATGTCAATTACTCACACACCGCCGTCCAGATCCCCACAGACATCTACAAAGGCG CTCCGGTGATTCTGAACGAGCTGAACTGGACGCAGGCATTAGAGCGAGTCTTCATAGAGAACAGCAGAGACGACCCGTCGTTGCTCTGGCAAGCGTTTGGTAGCGCCACCGGTGTCACAAGATACTACCCAG CTGCTCCCTGGAGGGCGCCGGATAAGATTGACCTTTATGATGTACGACGCCGACCCTG GTACATTCAAGGAGCGTCCTCGCCTAAAGATATGGTCATCCTGGTAGACGT GAGCGGAAGCGTCAGCGGACTCACTCTCAAACTGATCAAAGCTTCGGTCATGGAAATGCTCGACACACTCTCAGACGACGATTACGTCAACGTGGCCAGG TTCAATGAGAAGGCCGAGGCGGTGGTTCCCTGTTTTAAGCACCTGGTTCAGGCAAACGTGCGCAATAAGAAGATCTTTAAAGAGGCTGTGCAGCAGATGCAGGCCAAAGGAACCACCGATTACAAATCCGGCTTTCACTTCGCCTTCAACCAGCTGCTCAAT AAGACGAATGTTCCCCGAGCCAACTGTAATAAAATCATCATGTTATTTACTGACGGAGGGGAGGACCGAGCTCAGGACATCTTTGAGCAGTACAACTGGCCCAATAAGACG GTCCGTGTGTTCACGTTCTCAGTGGGGCAGCACAATTATGATGTCACTCCGCTGCAGTGGATCGCATGTGCTAATAAGG GATACTATTTCGAGATCCGCTCCATCTGTGCTATAAGGATTAACACCCAG GAATATCTGGACGTGTTGGGCCGCCCCATGGTTCTGGCGGGAAGAAGTGCCAAGCAGGTGCAATGGACCAACGTCTATCAGGACGCGCTG GGTCTGGGGCTGGTGGTGACTGGAACGATGCCGGTGTTCAACCTCACTGTGGACGGAAACTCTCAG AATCAGCTGATTTTAGGGGTGATGGGGGTCGACGTACATCTGGATGAGCTGAAGAGACTCACGCCACAATACAAG CTGGGAGCAAACGGATACATCTTTGCCATCGACCCAAATGGATACGTGCTGATGCACCCGAACCTGCAGCCTCGA GAAGAGGATTTGCCGGAGCCCGTGACGCTGGACTTCCTGGATGCAGAAGTAGAAGACAGCAGCAAACAGGAG ATCCGTAGGCAAATGATTGATGGTCGATCGGGAGAGATGACAATCAAAACTCTAATTAAATCAATGGATGAG CGCTACATTGACGAGGTCACGCGTATGTACAGCTGGACGGCCATTAACGACACCGATTACAG TCTGGGTCTGGTACTTCCTCCTTACAGTGAATATTACATCCAGGCCGATCTCAGCGATGTCATGTTACAGCTGCAGT ATTTACAGTCTCTGCTGCCGAACTCGTTTGAGTCGGCTGGTCACGTGTTTCTAGCTCCCAG AGAATACTGCAAGCGTCTGCAGATGGCTGAGAATAACACACAGTTCCTGGCCGACTTCCTGTCTCTGATGGTGGAGATCTCACCTGAATCTGAAGACT GTGATCAGGGTCTCATTCATAACCTGATCTTGGATTCTGGGATCCTCTGGAATCTGGCGACACGCGTTTGGCAGAACAAGGATCTCAACAC GTATGGCTTCCTGGCGCTGTTCGCATCTACCAATGGAGGCGTCACACGCGTTTACCCCAACAT agctgCTGAATCATGGGACGAGGATCCCGAACCTCTGAACTCAAACTTCTACCGTCGCACTCTGGACAACAAAGGCTACATCTTCAGGACACCGACTCGAACCT CTATGGATGATCTGTTAATCTCAGAGAACGGCACTTTGGGGATTTTGGTCACCACGGCCGTGGAGGTTGTGATCGCGGGCAAAACCATGAAGCCTGCAG TGGTCGGCGTTAAGCTGGATTTGGAGGCTTGGGTCGACAAGTTCAAGATCCTCGCCAGCAACGTGTCAGACAGCAGACAGGCCGCACATAAG TGCGGCCCCTCCAGATCCTGCGAGATGGACTGTGAAGTGAACAGCGAT GATTTGCTGTGTTACTTGATCGATGACGGCGGTTTCCTGGTGATGTCCAATCAGAGAGATCACTGGAAGAAG GTGGGGTTGTTCTTCGGCGAGGTCGACCCCTACCTGATGTTCGCCCTCTACAACAACTCAATCTACGCCCGTCATCAGACCTTCCAGTATCAGTCGGCCTGCGAGCCAATGGCCAGCAGCCACACGGGAGCCGCGCACAGAGGATTCTACGTG CCCTCCATTGCTGATTTTCTCAGTCTGGCCTGGTGGACGTCAGCAGCGGCGTG GTCTGTTCTGCAGCAGTTCCTGTATGGACTCATCTACAGCAGCTGGTTTACCTCAG AAGATGTCTGGGCTGAGAGTTCGGACACTAAAGGGAGCAGCAGCTGTGTGACGGTTCACAGTCAGTTCTACTTCACCAACACCACCAACTCCTTCAATGTGCTGCAGGATTGTGGgaactgctccag GTTGTTCCACGCCAAGCGTATAGAAAACACAAACCTGTTGTTTGTGGTGGCTGAGACGCTGCCCTGCAGCTCCTGCGAGATCGAGAAACTCCTTCCTGTCAGAACAAAGT CTCAAGAAGAGAATCCATGTGAGGTGTTAAACTCCGCCCGCTATCGGAAAGGCCCTGACAAATGCTTCGACTACAACTCGGAG